DNA sequence from the Stenotrophomonas sp. 24(2023) genome:
GTGATGATGCCCAGGCCGAACAGGCTGGGCCGGATCACTTCGGCGGTGGCGCTGGCGGTTTCGGCGAAGCGCTCGGCCACGGTCATGTCACGGCCCAGCGCATGCTGGCGCTCACCGAACCGGCGCAGGCAGTTCTCGATGATGATGACCGCACCGTCCACGATCAGGCCGAAGTCCAGCGCGCCCAGGCTCATCAGGTTGGCCGACACGCCCCCCCGGGCCATGCCGGTCAGGGTGAACAGCATCGCCAGCGGAATGACCGCCGCAGTGATCAGCGCCGCGCGCACGTTGCCCAGCAGCACGAACAGCACCACGATCACCAGCAGCGCGCCTTCCAGCAGGTTGCGCGCCACGGTCTGGATGGTGCGGTCCACCAGCGCGGTGCGGTCGTAGCTGGCGGTGACGGTCACGCCCTTGGGCAGGCTGGCCTGCGCCTGCTGCAGCTTGGCCGCTGCAGCCTGTGCCACCTCACGGCTGTTGGCACCGACCAGCATCACCACGGTACCCATCACCACTTCATGGCCATCCTGGGTGGCCGCGCCGCTGCGCAGTTCCGGGCCATCGGCCACCTCAGCCACGTCATGCACGTGGATCGGCACGCCTTCGCGGCGGTCCAGCACGATGTTGCCGATCTCCTGCAGGTCGGCCACCTGGCCGGGAATGCGCACCAGGAACTGCTGGCCGTTGCGCTCGATGTAGCCGGCACCGACGTTCTGGTTGTTGGCCTCCACCGCGGCGGCTACATCCTCCAGGGTGAAGCCCAGTGCGCGCAACCGCGCCGGATCGGGGGTGATGTGCACCTGGCGCTGGAAGCCACCGATGGTGTTGACCTCGGTGACACCCGGTACGTTGCGCAGCTGCGGGCGGATCACCCAGTCCTGCAGGGTGCGCAGGTCGGTGGAGGTGTACGGCGTGCCATCGGCCTTGCGCGCCTTGGGGTCGGCATCGATGGTGTACATGAAGATCTCGCCCAGGCCGGTGGCGATCGGTCCCAGCTGCGGGTCGAGCCCGGCCGGAATCTGCGAACGCACCTGCTGCAGGCGCTCGGCCACCTGCTGGCGGGCGAAGTACAGGTCGGTACCATCCTTGAAGACCACCGTGACCTGCGACAACCCGTAGCGTGACAGCGAGCGCACGTGGTCCAGCTTCGGCAGCCCGGCCATCGCCGTTTCCACCGCATAGGTGATGCGCTGTTCGCTTTCCAGCGGCGAATAGCCTGGTGCGGCGGTGTTCACCTGCACCTGTACGTTGGTGATGTCCGGGGTAGCGTCGATGGGCAGCTTGGTGAAACTCCAGGCGCCCACCAGCACCAGCGCCAACGTCAGCGCCAGCATCAGCCAGCGATGGGCGATGGCACCGCCGATGATGCGTTCGAGCAGGCCGGCGCGCGGCGTCAGGTCAGTGCTCATGGCCCGCCCCCGCCTTGCCGATATCGGCCTTCACCGTGTAGCTCTGTTCGACCACCACCTGCTCGCCGGCACGCAGGCCCTCGCTGATGGCGACCTGGCGTGCATCGCGCGCGCCCAGCGTGACCAGGCGCGCGGTGTAGGTATCGCCATCGCGGATGAACACCACGTCCTTGCCATCGAGCGTCTGCAGGGCTGCCAGCGGCACCACGATGTCGGCCGGCGTGCTGGCCACCACGATGCGCGCGCGCACCGCCGCGCCGGGGCGCCACAGGCCATCGCTGTTGTCCACCGTTGCCCGCGCCACCGTGCTCTGGCTGGCCGTGGCGGTACCCGGCAGCACGCGCTCAAGCGTGGTGGTCTGGCTGACACCATCGGTCATGCGGGTGACGGTGACCGGCACGCCGGCGGTGATGTGCTGGGTATCGGCCCCGAAGATGTGCAGGTCCACCCACAGCTGCGACAGGTCGCCAATCTCGAACAGCACCTGCCCTTCGCCCGCCACCGAGCCAACCTGCACCAGACGCGACAGCACCACGCCGCTGATCGGTGCGGGCACGCTGTAGGTGGTCAGGCTGAGGTTGCTGTCGATGCTGGCCAGCGGCTGGCCGGCGCGCACGCGGTCACCGACGTTGGCGCGCAGCGCACGCACCGGGCCGGGGAAACGTGCGGTCACCTGTGCACTGCGGCCATCCACCGGCGCCAGCAGGCCCTGCACATCATGTTCGTCGGCGATGGTGCCCGGCCCCGCCGCCGCACTGACGATGCCGGCCTCCTTGGCCTGCGCGGCCGTGATGGTGGTGTGCTCCGGGGCATCTTCATCCTGCCCGGCTTCGCCCTCGGCATGGTCATGGCCATCGCCGGCGGCCGCTGCCTGGGGCGGCGTGCTGCCCCCACAGGCTGTCAACGCCGCCAGCAGCAGCGACACGGTGGCCAGGCGGATCAGGGTATCAGTGGCCTTCATGGCTGGGTTCCTTCGGCAGTGGTGGCCAGCAGCGGCTGCCCGCTCAGGCGCTGGATTTCGATCAGGGCGGTCTGTGCCGACAGGGCGGCGTCAAGCTGGCGCTGGCGTGCCTCGATGCGCATGGCCTGCAGCTGTGCCCACTCCAGGTAGCTGATGGCGCCGGCGCGCCACGCGGTTTCGGCGGCTTTTTCCGCCTTCTGCAACTGCGGCAGCACATCGCTGCCCATGCGCTGCACTTCCAGGCGGGCGGTGACATAACGGCCATGGGCTTCGGCCAGGGTGGCGTACAGCTGCAGTGCACGTGCTTCGCGCTCCACGGCGCTCATTGCCAGGTCAGCCTGCGCGGCGCGGATCTCCGGCTCGGCACGGCGGGCACTGCCCAGCGGCACGCTGAAGCCGGCCACGAAGGCGTTGTCGCCGCTCTCGCGCTGGTTGCGTACGCCCAGCTGCCAGGACACATCGCTGCGCTGCTGGCTGCGGGCCAGCTGCAGCTGTGCTTCGCGCACGCGCGCCTCGTTGGCGATCACCGCCAGTTCCGGCGTGCGCTCCAGCAGTGTGGCCAGCGCCTGGAAATCCTGCAGGGCCGGCAGCTGCATCGGGTCACCGGTGACCGCATCGAAATCGACCTGGCGTGCGTTCCACAGGGCGGCCAGCGCCATGCGCGCCGCGCGCCCAGCCTGTTCGGCACGGTCGCGGTCCAGTTCGGCCTGGGCCAGCGCGGCCTGGGCGGTCATCAGGGTCGAGGCCGGTGAGGCACCGGCCTGCAGGCGCAGGCGGGCGGCGGACACCGCACGGCGGCGCTGCTCGATATCGTCCAGCGCGATGCGGTGCTGCTCGCTGGCAGCGGTGATGGCCAGGTAGCGGCGCGCGGTTTCGGCCATCAGGTCCAGGCGGGTGATCTCGCGCTGCGGTGCCAGTGCGTCCAGGTTGGCCTGGGCCACGGCACGGCGCGCGTCGAGCTTGCCGCCGCGCTCCAGCACGCCGGCCAGCGTCACCGTGGTCTCGGTGGCATCGAAGCCGCGGTTGGCGCCGGTGCCCAGCGCGTTCTCGATGTCCACGCCGAACACCAGCGCAGGCTTCAGGCCGGCGCCGTCGAGGCGGGCCTGTGCGGCCTGCCGCTGCAGCGTGGGCAGGCGTAGGTCGGGATGGGTACGGGCGACGCGGTCGACGGCCGCATCCAGGGTCAACGGGTCAAGCGGCGATGGCGCCTGTGCGTGCACGCACGGCGCGATCGCCAGGGCCGCGACGGCGGCCAGGCGGATCCACATGGGAAGTACTCCGGAAAACGCAGGACAGGATCAGGACGCCCGCAGGGTGCGGGCCGGCAGATCAGGCCTGGATCGGAGGACGCAGCAGCGATTCCAGCGGGGCCGGACGCCAGTTCGTATCAACGGCGGGGGCCGGTACCGACGCAGGGGGGGCCGGCAGTTCCCAGCCGGCACTGGCGAAAGGCAGCACGCTGCCCTGCCCGTGGCAGTGCGCGCAGTGCAGCAGCGCGTGCAGCAGGCGCGCGCCGGTGTCTTCATCGTCGTGGCCGGGGGCCTCGTCGGCCATGCCCTGGGACGTGGCCGGGTGGTCCAGGTGGCTCATGGCATGCAGCTCACCCAGCGCCGATGCAGTGGCCCCCCCCACGGTGCCGATCGCCACCACCACCAGCATCAGCAGGCGGAGCAGGTACGGCGGGCGGCGGCGCAGGGCGCGGATCATGGGCGAAGCGTAACGGGGCCTGACCCCGTTACACAATCGCAGGTGCCGGCAGCGCCAGTGCGGCGTTCAGCCGTACCGGCCCCTGCACGGCAGGCGTCACGCCTTCTTGCTGTCGGCGATGAACTGCTGGATCTGCTGCTCCAGCACCGGCAGCGGCACCGAGCCCTGCTTGAGCACCGCATCATGGAAGGCCTTGATGTCGAACCTGTCGCCCAGTTCCTTCTCCGCCTGCGCGCGCAGGCGCACGATGGCGATCTCGCCCAGCTTGTAGCTCAGCGCCTGGCCCGGCCAGGAGATGTAGCGGTCCACTTCGGTGGTCACTTCGTGCTCGCTCAGCGCGGTGTGGTCGCGCAGGTAGGCCAGCGCCTGGTCGCGGGTCCAGCCCTTGCTGTGCACGCCGGTATCGATGACCAGGCGCGCAGCGCGCCACATTTCGTAGGTCAGGCGCCCGAAGTCCTCGTAGGGGGTTTCATAGATGCCCATTTCCACGCCCAGCTTCTCGCAGTACAGCGCCCAGCCCTCGCCATAGGCGGAGATGTAGGCGTTGCGGCGGAACTCCGGCAGGTTCTTCTGCTCGGCCGCCAGCGCACCCTGCAGCGCATGGCCCGGGTCGGACTCATGCAGGGTCAGCGCGGGCAGGTTGTACAGCGGGCGCGATGGCAGATCGTAGGTATTGAGCCAGTAGGTACCGCCACCGCCACGGCCGGCCGTCCAGAACGGGGCGATGTCGGCCGGCACCGGCACGATGGTGAAGCGCGCGCGCGGCAGCGTCATGTACTTGCCGAGCTGGCCATCGGCACGCTTGGAGATCCACGCCGCACGCGACAGCAGCTCCTGCGGCGTCTTGGCGTAGAACTGCGGATCGGTGCGCAGGAAGGTCAGGAACTCGGCGAAGCTGCCCTTGAAGCCCACCTGGGTGATGATCCCGTTCATCTCCTTCTGGATGCGCGCCACCTCGGCCAGGCCGATCGCGTGGATCTCGTCCGGCGACAGGTCCAGCGTGGTGTATTCGTGGATCTGCTGGTGGTAATAGGCCTTGCCGTCCGGCATGGCTTCAGCGGCCAGCGTGGTGCGCGCCTGCGGGACGTATTCCTTCACGAAGAACACGCGCAGCTGCTGGAAGGCCGGCACCACCTTGCCGCTGATCGCAGCGGCCGCCTGCGTGCGCAGGCGCTCCTGTTCGGCCGCCGGGATGCTGTTGGGCAGCTTCTTGAACGGTGCATACAGCGGCGACTCGGTCGGGTCCTTCAGTTCGGCCACCGTGGCGATGGACACTTCGCGGCCATCGAGCACCGCGCGCGGCACGCTGAAGCCACGCTTCAGGCCGGCGCGCATGTTCGCGGTCTGCTGGTTGAAGTAGCGCGGCACATCGTCCAGTCGGGCGATGTAGTTCTGGTAGTCCTTGACCGTTTTCATTTCCCGGCGGGCCATGAAGGACAGGTTCGACCAGAACGAGGAATCGGAGTTGAACGGCATCTCATAGCCGCGCAGGCGCACATCCTGGGCCAGGTTGAAGACCTGGTCGCGGTAGATGGCGTAATTGACCTGGTTGTCCGGCGAAAGCGCCTTCACATCGACACGGCCGAGCTCGGCCAGCACGCTGTCCCACACCTTCAGGCGCGCCTGCTGCGCGGCCGGGGAGACATCGGGCATGCGGGTGGCGTTGGCCGGTGCGTCCTCGTCTTCGCTGGCTTCACCACCGCCGGTCTGGCGCCAGGCCCATTCCTTCTCGTAGATGGCGCGGAAAGCGGCATCGGCCGGCGATTCGCTGGCCACGCTGGCCGGGGCGGCGGTCGCCGGGGGCGCGGCGAAAGCCACGGCGGGGGCGGACAGGGCAAGCAGCAGGGCAACGGCAAGACGGGTTTTCACGTGCGGGGTTCCCGGGAAGGCAGGTTCCGATCATCGCACCCCCCATCGCCGATGGCATGGGACGAAGGTCCTGTCCGCGCAGCGGACAGGACCGGCAAAGGCGCCCATACCCGCTGCCTGGCATGCTCCGGCGCCGCCTGGCCTCAGTGGCTGGCGCGATCCCGCTTCCAGCCGCGGTGCTTGATGTCCAGGTGCAGGCTGTACAGAGCGGTGAACGCCGGGAACAGGTTCTGCAGCACGCCCACCGAATCCTGCTTGGCCGAGAACAGGAAGTAGCTCAGCGTCATCAGGCTGCCGACCACGCTCATGTACCAGAACAGGCGCGGGATGACCGGCTTGCCGGCACGCTTGGAGGCGATGAACTGCACCAGCCAGCGGCCGCCGAACATGATCGCGCCGGTGTAGCCGATCAGCTTCCAGCCGGTCACGTGCAGGCCGGTCCAGAACAGCCAGGTCAACGGCTGGTCGAGCCAGTGCAGTTCCATGTCCATCAACGCTCCTCCACGGCGGTGCGCTTGCTGCGCACGATCAGCCACGCCACACCGCGCAGGTCGCGGATGCCGACCAGCGCGCGGCCGAGGTTGTTGTACTTGGACACGCCAGCGGTGCGATGGCGGTGGTTCACCGGCACGCTGGTGGTCTGCCAGCCGGCCCGCTGCATCAGGGCCGGCAGGTAACGGTGCATGTGGTCGAAATACGGCAGGTCCAGGAACGCGGCGCGCTCGAACAGCTTGATGCCGCAGCCGGTATCGGGCGTGTCATCGCGCAGCATGCGCGCGCGGATGCGGTTGGCCCACTTGCTGGCCCAGCGCTTGCTGCCGCTGTCCTGGCGGTTGACCCGCCAGCCGGCGAACAGCTTGACCCCGGCAGCGGCGGCGGCGCGTGCGGCCAGCAGCCTGGGAATATCGGCCGGATCGTTCTGGCCATCGCCATCGAGGGTGGCGATCCACGGCGCGCGCGCGTGCTTGACCCCGGTACGCACGGCGGTGCTCTGCCCGCTCTGGCTGACGTGGTGCAGCACGCGCAGTTCCGGCGTGCTGGCCTTCAGGCCATCAAGCACGGCCAGCGTGTCATCACGCGAGTGGTCGTCAACGTAGAGGATTTCAAACGGAATGTGCCCACGCAGGGCGGCGGTGATCTCCGCCACCAGCGGCGCGACATTGTCGCGCTCGTTGAATACCGGGACGACGACGGAAAGCAGGGGTTCGCTCATGGCTCACTCGGCCAGGGGGGACAACGACCGCGCATTCTCCGAAGCCGAGGTTATCCGAAGATGAATTCGACCGTGTGAGGATCACGCCTCAGGCGCGGTCACCGAAATACTCGCGGCACCACTGCACCACCGGTGGCAGGCCCTGTTCAATGGGCGTGGCCGGATCGAAGCCGAACGCATCGCGGGCGCGACGGGTATCGGCCATGGTGCGCACCATGTCGCCCGGCTGCATCGGCTTGTAGACCTTCTGCGCAGGGCGGCCGGCGGCCTGTTCGATCACGCCGATGAAGCGCTCCAGTTCAACGGGGGTATGGTTGCCCAGGTTGAACACGCGGTGCGGTACCGGCTCGGCGCTGGGGTGCGCGAGCGCGCCGAGGATACCGGCCACGATGTCGGAAACATGTGTGAAATCGCGCTGCATGCGGCCTTCGTTGAACACCTCGATCGGGCGCCCGGCCAGCACCGCGCGCGAGAACAGCAGCGGTGCCATGTCCGGGCGGCCCCACGGGCCGTACACGGTGAAGAAGCGCAGGCCGGTGGCATGCAGGCCGTACAGCTGCGCATAGGTATGGGCCATCAGCTCGTTGGCGGCCTTGGTGGCCGCATACAGCGAGCGCGGCTGGTCCACGCGCTGGTCTTCAGAGAACGGCGGGGTGGCCGAATCACCATAGACCGAGCTGCTGGAGGCATATACCAGGTGCTGCACGCCGCCGTGCCGGCACCGTTCAAGCATGTTGACGAAGCCGACCAGGTTGCTGTCGACATAGGCATGCGGATTTTCCAACGAATAGCGCACGCCGGCCTGGGCGGCCAGGTGGATGACCGCCGTCGGCCGCACCTCGTCGAACAGCGCGGCCAGGCCGTCGCGGTCGGTCAGGTCCAGCGTGCGCAGGTCCAGGTCCGGGCACAGGGCTGCCACGCGGTCGCGCTTGATCTGCGGGTCGTAGTAATCGTTGAAGTTGTCCAGCCCGACCACGGCGTGGCCGGCATCGAGCAGGGCGCGGGCGGTGTAGGCACCGATGAAGCCGGCGGCGCCGGTGAGCAGCAGGGTCATTGCAGGGTCCTGGCGGGTACGCCCCGCTTTCACCATCGGCCGACGTCGCGGGGAAGCGTCGGCCGGCGCCCGCGGCGCGGCCGGCTCAGCCCTGGCGCGCGCGCAGCTTTTCCAGCACGCCGTCCAGGGCGTCCAGGTTGGCGTAGTGGATGATCAGCTTGCCCTTGCCGCCGCGGCCATGGTTGATCGCCACGGCGGTGCCGAGGGTCTCGGAAAGCTCGTTCTGCAGCGAGGCGATGTCGGCCTGCAGCACCTTCGGTGCGGCCACCGGGCGGTTGCTGGGCACCTTGCCGGCGGCAAAGGCCTGCGCGCGGCGCTCGACCTCGCGCACCGACCAGCCCTCATCGGCCGCTTCCTGGGCCAGCTTGCCGGCCAGTTCCGGGGCCAGGGTCAGCAGCGCGCGGGCATGGCCCATTTCCAGCCGGCGTGATTCCAGCAGCACGCGGATGGCCACCGGCAGTTCCAGCAGGCGCAGCAGGTTGGACACCGCCGCGCGCGAACGGCCGACCGCTTCGGCGGCTTCGGCGTGGGTCAGCGCGAACTCGCTGATCAGCCGCTGCAGCGCTTCGGCTTCTTCCAGCGGGTTGAGGTCTTCGCGCTGGATGTTCTCGATCAGCGCCATCGCGATGACGGTGCGGTCTTCCAGCTCGCGCACCACCACCGGCACTTCGGTCAGGCCGGCCAGCTGCGAAGCGCGCCAGCGGCGTTCGCCGGCGACGATTTCGTAGTTGCCCGCGGGCAGCTGGCGCACCAGGATCGGCTGGATGACGCCCTGCGACTTGATCGAATCGGCCAGCTCGCCCAGCTTGGATTCGTCCATCTCGCGGCGCGGCTGGTACTTGCCGGGCTGCAGCTGGCCCACCGGCAGCTTGCGCAGCACTTCACCGGGCAGCGGTTCGATCACGGCCGATGCCTGCACCTGGCTCACCGCGCCCTTCGGGCCCAGCAGTGCGTCCAGGCCCCGGCCGAGGCCACGCTTCTTCGCTGCCGGCTTGGTGGTCATCAGACGGTCTCCACGGCCTTGGTGGCCTTGTTGCGTTCGTTGTTGCGGCGGATGATCTCACCGGCCAGGCCAAGGTACGCCACGCCACCGCGCGAGGTCCGGTCATAGCCGACGATGCTCTGGCCATGGCTGGGCGCTTCGGCCAGACGTACGTTGCGCGGCACGATGGTACGGAACACGCGGTCACCGAAGTGTTCGGTCAGCTCGGCCGACACGGCATTGGCCAGGTTGTTGCGCACATCGAACATGGTGCGCAGCACGCCTTCGATTTCCAGCACCGGGTTCAGGTTGGTGCGCAGCGCTTCGATGGTTTCCACCAGCGCGCTCAGCCCTTCCAGCGCGTAGTACTCGCACTGCATCGGCACCAGCACCGAATCGGCCGCGGCCAGGGCGTTGAGGGTCAGCAGCGACAGCGCCGGCGGGCAGTCGATCAGGATGTAATCGTAGTCACCCAGCACCGGTGCCAGCGCGCGCTTGAGGCGCTGCTCGCGCTCGCCCTGCGCCATCAGCTGGATTTCCGCGGCGGTCAGGTCGATGTTGCCCGGCAGCAGGTCGTAGCCTTCGGCGGTCTTGACCCGCACGTCGGCGGCGAGCGCTTCGCCCAGCAGCAGGTCATAGGTGGACGCGGCCAGTTCGCGCTTGTCCACGCCGCTGCCCATGGTGGCGTTGCCCTGGGAATCCAGGTCGACCAGCAGCACGCGCTTGGGCGCGTTGGCGAGAGCGGCGGCCAGGTTGACGGCTGTCGTGGTTTTGCCGACGCCACCTTTCTGGTTGGCGATGGCGATGATGCGGGCCATGCAGGTGAGCCTCGTCGACGGTTGCTGGGACCGGTCATTATGCGTACAACCGGCCCCGGGCGGAAATCATCAATCGCCAACCCGTTGTTCCATAAGGGGCCGGCGCGGGGGTTCAGGGGCCGCGAACGGTCACCAGATGGCGTTCACCGGCCAGTCCGGGCACCACCAGCGGCTGCACCTGCTGGACCTGCCAGCCGGCCGGCAGCTCGGCGATCTCCTCATGCGGGTAGACGCCCTTCATCGCCAGCAGCACGCCACCGGGGCGCAGCAGATGGCCGCCGACACGGACGATGCCGGCCAGGGTATCCATCGCGCGGGCGGTCAGCTGGTCGTAGCGGCCAGCCTCGTCCAGCGCCTCGGCACGCGATTCGGCCACCCGCGCATTGCCCAGCCCCAGCTGGCGCACGGCTTCGCGCATGAAGCGCGCCTTCTTGCCGTTGCTTTCCACCAGGGTGACCTGCAATCCCGGGCAGGCGATGGCCAGCGGAATGCCCGGCAGCCCGGGGCCGGTGCCCAGGTCGGCCAGCGTGCCATCGGCCACATGGGGCTGCATGGCCAGCGAATCGAGCAGGTGGCGGGTGACCATCTCCTGCGGGTCGCGGATGGCGGTGAGGTTGTAGGTCTGGTTCCAGCGGTGCAGCAGGGCCAGGTAACGCAGCAGCGGCGGGGCCAGCGCGGCGTCCAGGCCCATGCTGGCCAGGCCCTGTTCCAGCGTGGCCGCCACGCCGGGCGGGAGGGTGTGTTCGCTCATGCCGGCATTATCGCCGGTTTTGCCCGGCACACCGGCATTGCTGCATGCATTACAGCGTGTGCCAGGCCAGTGCGGCGCGGAACTCGTCGCTGGCCTGCCATTCGTGCAGGTGCCAGCGCGCCGGCGCGCCCAGTTCCGGATCGCACCAGGCCAGGTGCAGCGCGCCATCGGCCAACGGGGCCAGCTGCAGCCGGTGCAGGCCGAACGACAGGCCCTGGCCCTGGGCCTTGAGCACGGCTTCCTTGGCGCACCACACGCGGAAGAACCAATGGTCGCGCTCGGCCTCCGGCAGCGCCTCCAGCCACTGGATCTCGGCCGGATGGAAGAACCGGCGGATGATTTCCAGCTGGCGCGGCCGTGGCCGCAGCAGTTCCAGATCGACCCCCAGCCGCACGCCGGTGCCGGTGGCCACCAGCAGCACGTTGCCGCTGTGGCTCCAGCCCACGCCCTGTTCGGCCAGGGCCCCGGTGAACAACGGCCGGCCGCGCGCATCGCGTTGCAGCGGCAGGTCCAGCGGTTCGCCGCCCAGCGCCTGCGCCAGCACCACCCGCGCCTGCGGCTCGCCGCGCTGGCCCGGGACATGCGGGCAGCGCCAGACCGTCACCGGCCCGAAACGCCAGGGCCCGGCCAGCGTGGCCGGCAGGCTCACCCCGCCCTCCCGGGCAGGCTGCACAGGGGGTTCACGGCGCTGCGCGTCAACTGTCGGTGGTTCCAACCCGGAGGCGTGACCATGGGCATCATCATCTGGCTGATCGTCGGCGGCATCGTGGGCTGGCTGGCCAGCATCATCATGAGGCGCGACGCCCAGCAGGGCATCATCCTCAACGTCGTGGTGGGCATCGTCGGCGCGTTGATCGCCGGCTGGCTGTTCGGTGGCGGCATCAACGAGGCCATCACCATCCGCACCTTCCTGTTCTCGCTGATCGGCGCGGTGATCCTGCTGGCGATCGTCAACCTGTTCACCCGCAAGAGCATACGGTGAACCGAGCGACCGCGCCGGGCGTGGCCCGGCGTGGTCGTCAGCCGATCTGCACCCATGCCGGGGCGTGGTCGCTGGGCCGTTCCCAGGTGCGCGGTTCGCGGTCGATGCCCGAGGCCACGGCACTGGCCTTGAGCGCGTCGGACACCAGGGTCAGGTCGATGCGCAGGCCCAGGTTGCGGCGGAAGCCGGCGGCGCGGTAATCCCACCAGCTGAACACGCCGGCCTCCTCGTTGTGCAGGCGGAAGCCATCGTGCAGGCCCAGCTGCAGCAGCTTGTCCAGCGCCGCGCGTTCGGCGGTGGAAGTCAGGATATGGTTTTCATCCCACACCGCCGGGTCGTGCACATCGCGCGCGTCCGGGGCGATGTTGAAGTCGCCCAGCACGATCAGCTTCGGATGGCGCTGCAGTTCCTGCGCGATCCAGCCATGCACGGCCTCGAGCCAGCGCAGCTTGTAATCGTACTTGTCGGTGCCGATGTCCTGGCCGTTGACCACGTACAGGTTGATCACCCGCAGGTCACCGAAGGTACCGGCGATGACGCGCTTCTGCTCGTCCTCGAAGCCGGGAATGCCGATCTGCACGTCCTGCGCCGGCTCGCGCGACAGCAGTGCCACGCCGTTGTAGGTCTTCTGGCCGGCGAACACGCTGCGGTAGCCGGCGGCGATCAGCGCCGCATCGGGGAACTTGTGGTCCTCCAGCTTGGTTTCCTGGATGCCGACGATGTCCGGGCCGAAGTCCTTGAGCCACTGCTCCAGGTGCGGCAGGCGGACATTGAGCGAATTGACGTTCCACGAGGCGATTTTCATGGGGGCATTCTACCCGGGTGGGCGGGGCTGGGCGCCCATGCACCCCGGTAGTCGCCAACCTGGGTTGGCGCCGAGGCCCCACGCGTGCCAACCCAGGTTGGCACCTACCGGAACCTGGTCCCGTCGGTAGAGCCACGCCATGCGTGGCTTCGCGTCGCTTCAGCGCACCAACAACCGCAACAGCCCCGCAATCTTCGTATACGGCGGTCGCAGCCGGTCGGTCACCGCCCAGCGCGGCTGCCACAGCACTGGCAGCAGGTGGCTCATGCGATCAAACCCGGCCCGGCCATGGTAGGCGCCCATGCCACTGGCCCCCACGCCACCAAACGGCAGGCCGTCGGCGGCGAAATGCAGCAGCGTGTCATTCACCGTAACCCCACCGGCCACCACCTGGCCGAGGATGCGCTCGACCGTGGCGCGGTCATCGCTGAACGGATACAGCGCCAGCGGCCGGTCACGCGCCACTACCTGCGCCAGCGCCGCCTCCAGATCCGCATACGCGCGGACCGGCAGGATCGGCCCGAAGATCTCCTCGCGCATCAGGTCCAGGTCGTCCGGTGGGTCCAGCACCACGGTCGGTACCAGCAACCGCTCCCGGTCGGCACGCGCGGCATCGACCTGGGCCAGCGGGATGACCGGCACGCCACGCTCGCGCGCCTGCGCCAGATAGCCCTGCAGGCGCCGGTACTGGCCGTCGTTGATGATGCGCGTGTAGTCGGTGGCATCGCTGAAATCGCCGTAGCGTTGCCGTACCTGCTGCTGCAGCGCCTGCACGAATTCGCGCTGGCGTGCGGTGTCGATCAGCACGTAGTCCGGTGCGA
Encoded proteins:
- a CDS encoding ParA family protein, which translates into the protein MARIIAIANQKGGVGKTTTAVNLAAALANAPKRVLLVDLDSQGNATMGSGVDKRELAASTYDLLLGEALAADVRVKTAEGYDLLPGNIDLTAAEIQLMAQGEREQRLKRALAPVLGDYDYILIDCPPALSLLTLNALAAADSVLVPMQCEYYALEGLSALVETIEALRTNLNPVLEIEGVLRTMFDVRNNLANAVSAELTEHFGDRVFRTIVPRNVRLAEAPSHGQSIVGYDRTSRGGVAYLGLAGEIIRRNNERNKATKAVETV
- a CDS encoding 4'-phosphopantetheinyl transferase superfamily protein; this translates as MSLPATLAGPWRFGPVTVWRCPHVPGQRGEPQARVVLAQALGGEPLDLPLQRDARGRPLFTGALAEQGVGWSHSGNVLLVATGTGVRLGVDLELLRPRPRQLEIIRRFFHPAEIQWLEALPEAERDHWFFRVWCAKEAVLKAQGQGLSFGLHRLQLAPLADGALHLAWCDPELGAPARWHLHEWQASDEFRAALAWHTL
- a CDS encoding GlsB/YeaQ/YmgE family stress response membrane protein → MGIIIWLIVGGIVGWLASIIMRRDAQQGIILNVVVGIVGALIAGWLFGGGINEAITIRTFLFSLIGAVILLAIVNLFTRKSIR
- the rsmG gene encoding 16S rRNA (guanine(527)-N(7))-methyltransferase RsmG, with translation MSEHTLPPGVAATLEQGLASMGLDAALAPPLLRYLALLHRWNQTYNLTAIRDPQEMVTRHLLDSLAMQPHVADGTLADLGTGPGLPGIPLAIACPGLQVTLVESNGKKARFMREAVRQLGLGNARVAESRAEALDEAGRYDQLTARAMDTLAGIVRVGGHLLRPGGVLLAMKGVYPHEEIAELPAGWQVQQVQPLVVPGLAGERHLVTVRGP
- the xth gene encoding exodeoxyribonuclease III, yielding MKIASWNVNSLNVRLPHLEQWLKDFGPDIVGIQETKLEDHKFPDAALIAAGYRSVFAGQKTYNGVALLSREPAQDVQIGIPGFEDEQKRVIAGTFGDLRVINLYVVNGQDIGTDKYDYKLRWLEAVHGWIAQELQRHPKLIVLGDFNIAPDARDVHDPAVWDENHILTSTAERAALDKLLQLGLHDGFRLHNEEAGVFSWWDYRAAGFRRNLGLRIDLTLVSDALKASAVASGIDREPRTWERPSDHAPAWVQIG